Part of the Cryptosporangium arvum DSM 44712 genome, GGATTGCAAGAATTCGAGTCGGCTGTCACGATCGGTTCATGCCCAAGGTCAGCCAGCTGCACCTCGACGCCCGACGGCAGGAGATCCTCGCCGGCGCCAGGGCCTGCTTCGCCCGCCACGGGTACGAGGGCGCGACCGTGCGGCGCCTGGAGGAGGAGACCGGTCTCTCCCGGGGCGCGATCTTCCACCACTTCCGCGACAAGGAATCGCTGTTCCTCGCGGTCGCCGAGGACGACGCCGCCGAGATGGCCGCGGTCGTCGCCGAGCAGGGTCTCGTGCAGGTGATGCGCAACCTGCTCGACGACGAGTTCAGCCCCGAGCAGGCGGGGTGGCTCGGCACGCAGCTCGAGGTCTCCCGGCGCCTGCGCACCGACAAGGACTTCGCGGCGCGCTGGGCGGCCCGGTCCGAGGCGATCTCCCAGGCCACCCACGACCGCCTGGTACGCCAGCGCGAGGCCGGCGTCCTGCGCGAGGACGTGGACCTGCAGACGCTCCAGCGGTTCCTGGAGCTCGCCCTCGACGGCCTGGTGCTCCACCTGGCCATGGGCCGTCCCGCCGGCGAGCTGGGCACGGTCCTGGACCTCGTGGAAGAGGCCGTCCGGCGCCGTTAGCGGCGCGCCTGGATCACCGGTCCCCCGACGTCCAGGCCGTCCTTGACGACGAAGCCCGCGTCGGTGAGCTCTTCGCGGAGCTCGTCGGGCGTCACCGGCCAGGTGTAGAACTCGGTCTCGGCCTCGGAGACGACCTCACCCTCGGCGTCGAGCACCGTGTACCGGTACTCCCACCACTGCCGCTGGCCGGCGGGCTCTCCGCGCACCGACCCGACGACCGTGTGCGTCCCCACGGTGGCCCGGCCGAGCTCACGCGGCTGCTGCACGACCGGCTCGGTCAGCCGCGGCTCGTCGAGCAGGAACAACCCACCGGGGACGAGCGCGTCACGCACCCGCTCCCAGATGTCGGGCCGGTACGGCGGCGGGAACGCCGGGCTGGTGTCGAGGCAGACGGCCAGGTCGGCGAACTCCGCGACCGTGAAGCGCTCGGCGTTCTCCGGCAGCACGGTGGTGCGTGCGCGCAGGGCCGGATCCGCCGCCAGCCGGGCGTAGAGCGCCGTGCGCATCCCCACCGACGGCTCCACCGCCACGATCGGTACCTCGGGCACCTCGGCGGCCAGCGCGGCCAACGCCGACCCGGTGCCGGCGCCCAGGTCGAGGACACCGTGGGTGACCTCGCTCCCGACCGCCGCGAGCAACGCCGACGCCCTGGCGGCCGACCGCTCCGCGTGCAGCAGGTCGTAGTACTGCGCCGCAGCCGCGTACCCGTCCACCCCGGCCCCCACCCTTCAGCTTCGACCCATCTGTGCGGACCCTAAGCGCAGCGTGCGGCCCGGCGGCAGGCCCGATCCCAAATCTTGAGGCAGTCATAGGGCTGCCCGCCCGATTCGTCCGGTTGTCGTGACGCTCGGTGAGCACACGGGAGTGCGACGGGTGCGTGACCGCCGTTCGGTTCAGCCCGCACCCGTCCGGCGCCGACGAGGTCACCGTGACGATCTCGACGACTCGCCGCCGTGTCCGTGCCCTCGGAGCCGCGCTCGCCCTGTCCGTGGCCACCGGCCTGGGCGTCGCCCCGGTCGCCGCGGCCGCCGCGACGCCGGCCGCGAAGACCCCGGCCGCGCCGGCGAGCCTGCCGACCGGCATCGAGGCCCTGGCGCCGTACGTGGCGCAGTCGTCCTGCGAGTGGGTCGACAAGCCCGGCTCGATCGCGCTCGGCACGCTGCTCAAGACCACGTACCCCGACACGTCGTACGGCGTCACGCGCGGCTGCACCGGGACGATGAACAGCGAGCACTACGACGGTCGCGCCGTCGACTGGATGAACTCGATCCGCAAGCCGACCCAGGCCGCGCAGGCCACCGCGGTGCTCGACTGGCTGTTCGCCACCGACGCCGCCGGCAACAAGTTCGCGAACGCCCGCCGGCTCGGCGTCATGTACGTCATCTGGGACGGGAAGATCTGGGGCAGCTACAACCAGGTCTGGAAGCCGTACTCGACCTGCGCGTCGCACCCCGAGGCCGGGTGGGACACCACGTGCCACCGCGACCACGTGCACTTCAGCCTCTCCTGGGCCGGCGCGATGAAGCGGACCTCGTACTGGACCGGGTCGGTCGCGGCGAACGACTACGGGCCGTGCCGGACGTCGGACCTCAACTACGCGGCGCCCTACCGTGGAGTCAACCCGACCCGGTGCGCCTCGTACGCGAAGCTGACCGCTCCCGCGGGGTCGGGCGCCGCCTACGCCGGCCTGGTCAAGTTCTCCGGCGCGCAGTTGCAGGCCGGTGCGAGCGGCAACGCGGTGAAGGCACTGCAGACCGGGCTGGGGCTCAGCGCCGACGGGTCGTTCGGAGCGAGCACGACCGAGGCCGTGACGCAGTTCAAGTCGACGCACGGGCTGCCGGCCAACGGTGTGGTCGACGCGGCGACCTGGCGCGTGCTGCTGGCCGCGCTCAAGCCCGGCGCCCCGGCCGCCAAGCCCACCACGCCGGTGGCCCCGGCGACGCCCGCGGCAAGCCCTCCGAAGCCCGCCGCGAGCCCCGCGAAGCCCGTCTCGAGCCCCGCGAAGCCCGTCTCGAGCCCCGCGAAGCCCGCCGCGAAGCCTGCCGCGGGCCCGGCGAAGCCCGCCAACGCGCTCGCCCAGTACCGGAACACGACGCTGAAGGTCGGCTCGAGGGGTGCGGCCGTGACCGCGCTGCAGCGGCGGCTGAAGCTGCCCACCGTGACCGGCACGTTCGCCACCAAGACCCAGAACGCGGTGAAGATCTTCCAGCGGACGCACCGCCTGCCGGTGACCGGCGTCGTCAACCGGGCCACCTGGATCGCCCTCGGCGCGTAGTACGTCACTCAGGGTAGCGAAAGTCGATCCGTCCGGACGTATCAGGCCTCCGAACAGCTAGCGGCACGGCACCGGAATGACGAGGAGTAGCGCACCTTAACGGTAAGCTGACGAGGATATGTCAGCATTCGGATCCGAGCGGGTGACGGTTTTGGGCGCTTTGTTAAGCCTGTGAGTCCGATTAGCACGGTTCATCACGCTTCTAGGCTTGATCCCATGGACCGCACTGAACTACTCACCGTCACTCATGGCCCCGTCTTCGTGGACAGCTCCGGGCGCCGTGCCCGCCGGTTACGGATCCTCGCGGTGGTGCTCTGCCTGGCCTTCGTCGCCGCGTTCGGCGTGCTGGCCGGCGGGCTGTTCGGCTCGTCGGTCGACCTCTCGACCGCGATGCCGACGCCCACCGCGTCGGTGACCGCGAGCGCGACCGCGAGGTAGCCCGGGCCCGGGTGTGGCGGCCGTGACCCGCCCGCCGACCGAAGGACTGCGATGCCCCGGTCCGACCGCCTCGACCCCGCCGAGCCGTCCGGCCCGTCCGGCCCGGACGGCCCGGACTCAGCCGGCGCAGCCGCCACACCCGGCGCAGCCGGCGCAGCCGGCGCACCGAACGTGTCAGGCGCCGGGGAACCGCGGCCGCCCGCGGCGTGGCGGTTCCGGCGCGGGCGCAGGAACCGGAACCCCAGCCCGCACGAGGAGAAGCGCGGCGAGCGCAAAGCGCGCGGACGCGTGCCGCTCGTCGTCATCCTTCTGGTCTTTCTCTGCGCGATCCTGTTCCTGAACGCGGTCGCCACCGCCTCGGTCGGCGCGTCCAGCACCGTCCACGAGGCCGGCAGCTCCACCGACGTGCCGGATCAGATCACCGACGGCGGTCCGGTGATCGACACGACGCTCGGCCGGACGACCTCCTCCTTCCGCATGAAGGAGAAGACGATCGCGCTGACGTTCGACGACGGCCCGGACCCGACCTGGACCCCGCAGATCCTCGACGTGCTGAAGAAGCACGACGTCGACGCCACGTTCTTCATGGTGGGCGCCCGCATAACCGAGGACCCGTCGATGGTCGAGCGGGTGCACCGCGAGGGCAACGAGATCGGGATCCACACGTTCACCCACCGGGACATGTCGACGATCGGCGCCTGGGAGCGGCGCCTGCAGTACTCGGCGACCCAGATGGCCGTGGTCGGCGCGACCGGCGACACCACCTCGCTGCTGCGCTTCCCGTACTCCTCCACCGCCGACGCGATCGACAACACCTACTGGCCGATCATCAAGGAAGCCGGTGGCCTGGGGTACGTGACGGTCGTCGCGGACGTGGACGGCGAGGACTGGGCCCGCCCGGGGGTGCGGAAGATCGTCGAGAACGCCACCCCCGAGGGCACCAAGGGCGCGGCCGTCCTCATGCACGACGCCGGCGGCAACCGGGCCGAGACCGTCGCCGCGCTCGACATCTACATCCCGACGATGAAGAAGCTCGGGTACTCGTTCACGACGCTCTCCCGAGGCATCGACTTCGGCGACGCCGAGGTCACCGCCGACGTGCACCGGACCGCGGACGGCAGCGAGGTGCTGCGCGGCCGCGCGGTGCTCTACGGCATCTGGCTGGCCCACCAGTTCGTGCTCTGGTGCACGGTGCTGATCCTGATCGTCGGCGTGCTGACGATCGGCCGGCTGGCGCTGATGCTGCTGCTGACCGTCCGGCACCTGGTCAAGCGCCGCAAGGGCTACCCGACGCCGGTGACGCTGCCGGTGACGGTCGTGGTGCCGGCCTACAACGAGAGCGCCGGGATCGAGGCGGCCGTGCGATCGCTCGTCGCGAGCGACTACGTCGGCCGCGACGCGGACGGGAACGAGGTGCCGGTCAAGGTCGTCGTCGTCGACGACGGCTCCACCGACCGCACGGCCGACCTGGTCGAGGCCCTCCGGTTCCCGAACGTGAAGGTCATCCGGGTGGCGAACGGCGGCAAGGCGCGCGCGCTGAACATCGGCGCCGCCGAGACCGACTACCCGATCGTCGTGATGGTCGACGGCGACACCCTGTTCGAGCCGGGTTCGATCAGCGCGCTCGCCCGGCCGTTCGCCGACCCGGCGGTGGGCGCGGTGGCCGGGAACGTGAAGGTCGGCAACCGGCGCAGCCTGCTCGGCCGCTGGCAGCACATCGAGTACGTCACCGGGTTCGCGGTGGACCGCCGGGCCTACGAGATCATGCGCTGCATGCCGACGGTGCCCGGCGCGATCGGCGCGTTCCGGCGCGAGGCGCTGGCGCAGGTCGGTGGCGTCAGCGACGACACGCTCGCCGAGGACACCGACCTGACGATGGCGCTGAGCCGGGCCGGATGGCACGTCGTCTACCAGGACCAGGCACGCGCCTGGACCGAGACCCCGGCCACGATCGGGCAGCTGGCCACCCAGCGCTACCGGTG contains:
- a CDS encoding SAM-dependent methyltransferase; amino-acid sequence: MGAGVDGYAAAAQYYDLLHAERSAARASALLAAVGSEVTHGVLDLGAGTGSALAALAAEVPEVPIVAVEPSVGMRTALYARLAADPALRARTTVLPENAERFTVAEFADLAVCLDTSPAFPPPYRPDIWERVRDALVPGGLFLLDEPRLTEPVVQQPRELGRATVGTHTVVGSVRGEPAGQRQWWEYRYTVLDAEGEVVSEAETEFYTWPVTPDELREELTDAGFVVKDGLDVGGPVIQARR
- a CDS encoding TetR/AcrR family transcriptional regulator — encoded protein: MPKVSQLHLDARRQEILAGARACFARHGYEGATVRRLEEETGLSRGAIFHHFRDKESLFLAVAEDDAAEMAAVVAEQGLVQVMRNLLDDEFSPEQAGWLGTQLEVSRRLRTDKDFAARWAARSEAISQATHDRLVRQREAGVLREDVDLQTLQRFLELALDGLVLHLAMGRPAGELGTVLDLVEEAVRRR
- a CDS encoding bifunctional polysaccharide deacetylase/glycosyltransferase family 2 protein, which gives rise to MPRSDRLDPAEPSGPSGPDGPDSAGAAATPGAAGAAGAPNVSGAGEPRPPAAWRFRRGRRNRNPSPHEEKRGERKARGRVPLVVILLVFLCAILFLNAVATASVGASSTVHEAGSSTDVPDQITDGGPVIDTTLGRTTSSFRMKEKTIALTFDDGPDPTWTPQILDVLKKHDVDATFFMVGARITEDPSMVERVHREGNEIGIHTFTHRDMSTIGAWERRLQYSATQMAVVGATGDTTSLLRFPYSSTADAIDNTYWPIIKEAGGLGYVTVVADVDGEDWARPGVRKIVENATPEGTKGAAVLMHDAGGNRAETVAALDIYIPTMKKLGYSFTTLSRGIDFGDAEVTADVHRTADGSEVLRGRAVLYGIWLAHQFVLWCTVLILIVGVLTIGRLALMLLLTVRHLVKRRKGYPTPVTLPVTVVVPAYNESAGIEAAVRSLVASDYVGRDADGNEVPVKVVVVDDGSTDRTADLVEALRFPNVKVIRVANGGKARALNIGAAETDYPIVVMVDGDTLFEPGSISALARPFADPAVGAVAGNVKVGNRRSLLGRWQHIEYVTGFAVDRRAYEIMRCMPTVPGAIGAFRREALAQVGGVSDDTLAEDTDLTMALSRAGWHVVYQDQARAWTETPATIGQLATQRYRWTYGTMQAMWKHRRAFLDRGPSGRFGRIGLPFLALFGVVLPLLAPLIDIFLVYGLLYYDAALTVLGWLGMLAVQLVIAVVAFRLDKEPLRPLWAFPLQQIVYRQLMYVVLIQSVATALTGARLRWQKLRRTGNVSTAG
- a CDS encoding peptidoglycan-binding domain-containing protein, whose product is MTAVRFSPHPSGADEVTVTISTTRRRVRALGAALALSVATGLGVAPVAAAAATPAAKTPAAPASLPTGIEALAPYVAQSSCEWVDKPGSIALGTLLKTTYPDTSYGVTRGCTGTMNSEHYDGRAVDWMNSIRKPTQAAQATAVLDWLFATDAAGNKFANARRLGVMYVIWDGKIWGSYNQVWKPYSTCASHPEAGWDTTCHRDHVHFSLSWAGAMKRTSYWTGSVAANDYGPCRTSDLNYAAPYRGVNPTRCASYAKLTAPAGSGAAYAGLVKFSGAQLQAGASGNAVKALQTGLGLSADGSFGASTTEAVTQFKSTHGLPANGVVDAATWRVLLAALKPGAPAAKPTTPVAPATPAASPPKPAASPAKPVSSPAKPVSSPAKPAAKPAAGPAKPANALAQYRNTTLKVGSRGAAVTALQRRLKLPTVTGTFATKTQNAVKIFQRTHRLPVTGVVNRATWIALGA